TCAGGCTCAATTCAAAATCCACCTCTTCCAGCACAGAGACCTTTTCAGGATCGGTTTGCTTCTTCACCTTGTCGTGGATGTCGAGATATTTGCTCTTGAAATCCTCAAATAACTGTTCTGCCATTGCCAGGTCAGTCTCGCTGAATTCGGCAAAGCTGGTGATAATGTTTTTCAGGCGCAGGAGGGCGCGGAATTTGGTGACGAATTCCAGCTCGGCTTTTTCATCAGGCAATGCATCTACACTGGCGACGGTCGGTGTCAGCGCTAGTAGTGCTTCGGTTGCCTCGTTGAACTGCGTCACGTAATCCTCATACGGCTCCAGCAGTACGGTTTCCTTGGCATCCTTGTTGGAGAAAAGCGCAATGGCTTCATCCGTGGCTTCCTTCAAATTGCGGAAGCAGATGATGTTTCCCTGCGATTTCTTGTCGTTGAGGATGCGATTGGTGCGCGAGAATGCTTGTACCAGCCCGTGAAACTTGAGATTTTTGTCCACGTACAGCGTATTCAGACGTGGGCTATCGAAGCCTGTCAGGAACATGTTCACGACCAGCAGAATATCCACCTGTCCGGCTCTTACGCGCTTGGCGATGTCCTGATAATAGTTGTAGTAGGACTGGCTATCGCGAGTGGAATACTTCGTGCCAAACATCCCGTTGTAGTCTTCGATGAACTCATCCAGTTTGTCGCGGCTGCGCTGGTTGATTTTTCCTTCCGGTATGGGATTCTCTTCAGGGATCAGTCCACTGGTCAGGCCGTTGGCATTCGGGTCTTCTTCGTTGGCTGCATAGCTGAAGATGGTGGCGATCTTGAGCGGTTTGGCAGCGCCGACCTGCTTCTGTTTGAACAGGTCGTAATACTTGATGAGTGTTTCAACGCTGCTCACACAGAACATCGCGGTGAAGTCCGGTGACTTGGTTTTCTGGGGATGATAGGCCAGGATGTAATCGGTAATCTTGCCAAGCCGTATCGGACTATCCAGCAATTCCTTGGTGTCTATGGCTTCAACGTCAATATCTATCTCGTTGGCGTTGTCCACACGTTTGTATTTTCCCACGTACTCGACGGCAAAGCGCAGCACGTTCTCATCCTTGATGGCATCCACGATGACATATTTGTGCAGGCACTCACCGAATAAATCCTTGGTGGTTTTCTGCTGTCCGATACTGCCGGTCGCGTTATCGGCAAAGATCGGTGTACCGGTAAAACCGAACATTTGCGCGTTTCGGAAAAACTGTTTGATGTTCTGGTGGGTGTCGCCAAACTGGCTGCGATGGCATTCGTCGAAGATGAACACGAATTTCTTGTCTTGCAGATGGGTGACGCGGCTCAGGTAATGCTCTTTGACGATGGCGTTGTTGAGCTTCTGGATGGTGGTGAGGATCAGCTTGGTGCTGTCATCATTCAGTTGCTTGACCAGCGTATGCGTATTGGTGGTTTCGTCCACGCTGCCTTTGCAGAAGCCGTTAAACTCCTTGGCAGTCTGATAATCGAGGTCTTTGCGATCCACACAGAACACGACCTTATGCACCTTGGGCATACGCTGGATAATCTGGGCAGCCTTGAATGAGGTGAGCGTTTTACCGGAACCTGTCGTATGCCAAATATAGGCATTGTGCGAGCTTTGAGCGTCGCTCAAATGCCTGCGAGAGGCGAATTCGTTGCTGTTCTTCACCCGATCCACCAGGGCTTCCGTGGCATAGAACTGATACGGACGCAGTACCTTGATGACCTGCTCCTCCGTCATCACCATGTAGTGCGTCATCATCTTGGCGATGTGGCAAGGCTTCAGGAATTCGGCGCTGAACTCAAGCAGGTCGGACAGGCGTTTGTTTTCCTTATCCGTCCAATAGAAGGTTTGCTTGAATGACTGCTGTTTGTTGTTGGAGAAATACTTGGTATTTACGCCGTTGCTGATGATGAACAGTTGCACGTACTGGAACAAGCCAAAGCCTGCATCGTAGGAATCATGCTGGTAGCGGTTGATCTGGTGGAATGCGACCTTGAGTTCTGCGCCTCTGCGTTTCAGCTCGATCTGCACCAGCGGCAGGCCATTGATGATGAGCGTGACGTCATAGCGGTTCTTGCGTTTGCCCTGCATCGAGACCTGATTCGTGACCTGAAACTCATTCATGCACCAGTCATCGCAATTCAGGAAACTGATATAGGCGGTCTCGTCGTTGTCGCGCTTGAGGGCAAACTTATCACGCAGAATTTTGGCACGTTCAAATACACTGCCAGTGTTCAGGTGATTGAGGATGCGGTCAAACTCGGTCGGCGTGAACTGGATGTCCTTGTTGTGGATCTGCAACTGCTGCTTGAGGTTCGCCAGCATCGCGGTTTCATCGTCCAGCGTCACGCTGTCGTACTCCATGCCCTTGAGTTGAGCGATCAGCGCGGCTTCTAAAGCGTATTCGGATTGCGTACTCAAGGTGATCTGCCTTTCTGTTGAACTACACGAACATCTGCTGTAATAAGCCTTGCTTGTACTGCTTCACGGCTTCAAGCTGGGTTTTAGCGGTAGTAATCTTCTCGTCAATAGCGGTCAGGAAATTGGCGATTTTAGTTTGCTCTTTCAAACATGGGTAAGGAATAGGCAATCCTAAAAAGCTCTCGTTTGTGATATTCATACGATCATGACGAGCGCCAGAATTTGAAACGCTCTTCATGTAGTCATGCCAATGGGTTGTGTGAAAGTATTGCTCTATAAAATTCAAATTTCCTGCTTTGAATCTGAATACGTTATAGAGAGGTGACATAACACCAACAGCCAAGTTATTCCTCTTGATTGGGCCGACCAAAGCATTAGCAGAAATTCTTGGGTTGTACACAAAATCATCAATCTCAACGATGTAATAGCCACCCAAGTTGTTTTGATTAGCAATGTCTCTTTCAAAATAGTCTGATTGACTGACAATCCCTTGCGTAGCTGAATTGGTCAAAACATTGTTGATTGCCGAGTCTTTATTCTTCTTATTTACCTTGGCTGCGATTTTCTCAAGCTCAACCACATCCCACTCTGGAAAATCACACCCATCGTCATCCTTAAATCTCAGCTCCTGGCTGAAAATCTGCTGCATCACGCCTTTTTTGTATTGGGTAAGCAGGTCGTGCTTGCGGGTGAGCTGGGTAAGCTTTTGATCGACAGCGGTGAGGAAATTGGCGATTTTGGTTTGCTCTGCAAGCGACGGAAACATAACCATTACAGCGGCGATGTCTGCCTGACCAATTGTAGTCATCGTGGCAGTTTTACCTCTCGCTACCAACTGTTTTCTTGCCTTCGATGTGCGTAATAGGTAGTTAGCGAATACCGAATTTAGCACGTCCTTCCTTGGACGCATCCTTATCAGATGCCCATCAAAGGTTATATCTTGAGAGTGTCCGAGATAGATGTTTGAGAATGCGATTCCCTCTTTAACTAACGACGAACGGGTAAAAAAGATTTCACCATGCTCAACCTTGTTTTTCTTGAATTCAGCATCACTCAGTTCGACCAGAGACAATCTATTTTCATCAATGGTTGTCTCGATGTACATATCCAGCACATTGATTAGCTTGTAGCCTCGCCCAGTTTTCTTTGGGTCATTAAACACGCCATTGGTAAAGCCTGACTCACTTAGATTTATTAGACTTTCTTCGCTCCATGCAGCTTGTCCCTTATCAAACCTCAAAGCTGGCGCACTCATTTACCACCTCGCTTCTTCACGACTTCAGCCACTGCATTCAACTCTTCCAGTTCTTGAGCGTCAGCGGCAAGGGCTTGTTCGGTTTTGCGTCGTGCATCGAATTTCGCGTACTGGCTATTCACCTGTTTTTCCATTTGCGCGTGGCTGATGCGTCCTGCACTGGATAGCACAGGTTTGTCGTTAAAGGTGAGCAGTTTATCTACGTTATCGCGCCAGTAGGGCAAGGTAAGGTCTTTACGCTCTTTCACACGCAGCTCTGCTGTTTCCAGAAAGATGACGGTCAGCCGGTTCAGACTGTCCACCTCGTCAGCATTCAGATAGTTCTTGGCAACGGTGATGTCGCCCTTGCGCACTACGCTCCCCTTGAATGATTGCAGGTTCATATTGGGCGCGCTGGCATCGGCGCGCTGCACGATGATCTCGGCGGCAGTGTGTTGGGTAACGGCGTACAGCAGTTTGTTTTGCGTTTCGGCAAAAAACATCTGCGTGGCTTTGTCGCTGGCATCGTAATCACTGGATAAGGCGAGCAGGTCACGCACCTTTTGGTAGAAGCGCAGTTCGGAGGTGCGGATCTCGCGGATGCGTTCGAGCAGCTCATCAAAGTAGTCGGCTCTGCCATCTGGATTCTTGAGCCGTTCGTCATCCATCACAAAACCTTTAATCAGGTATTGCTTGAGATGGGCATTCGCCCATTTTCTGAATTCAGTGCCGCGTGGACTGCGCACTCTAAAACCGATTGCCAGGATCATGTCCAGCGCATAAAAGGTGACGCGGTAATCCTTGCCATCGGCGGCAGTTGTCAAGTAATCCTTGATAACTGAATCTGACTGTAGTTCCTTTTCTTTCAATATGTTATTGATGTGAAGGCTAACATTTTGCTTAGAGGTGGAAAAAAGTTCTGCCAGCTGGTTCTGGTTCATCCATATATTGCCATCGCGTGCATACAGCGAGACGGCCGCTTGACCGTCAGCGGTGTGGTAAATGATGAGGTTTTGTTGATTGGCTTGGCTAGGCATCGGATTAAACCTGAGCAAAAGGCGGTGCAATGCCTAATTCTTTGCAGAACGCTGCAATGGTGGCATCGGTCGTCAGGCTGGCTTTGTCTAGTTCGATCAATTGGGCAGAGATAACTGCCAGATCAATCGCTTCTTCTGCCTCGAAGGTGTCCACATAACGCGGAATGTTCAGGTTGTAGTCGTTGGCCTTGATGCTCTCGATACTCGCCACATGACTATACTTCTCTTCGTTGCTCCGCGCCTTGTAAGTATCAACGATTTTTTGGATATGCTCAGGACGCATCACATTGGTCGTTTTGACCTTGTCAAAGTGCTGGCTGGCATCAATGAACAGAATGTTGTCAGGATTCTTGCGGCATTTCTTGAATACCAGCACGCAGGTCGGAATGGATGTGCCGTAGAAGATATTGGCAGGCAGGCCAATCACCGCATCGAGACAGTTCAACTGCTCAATCAGGTATTGGCGGATATGCCCTTCAGCAGCGCCACGAAACAGCACGCCATGGGGCAACACCACCGCCATCGTGCCTTCTTCGGCCAGTTGATAGACCATGTGCTGCACAAAGGCCATATCGGCTTTGCTGGCAGGCGCGAGTTTGCCATATACCGAAAAGCGGTCATCGCTCATGTGCAACTGGCTGGCGCTCCACTGGGCGGAAAACGGCGGATTAGCGACGATGGCATCGAAGCGCAACTCACGATGTTGAGGGCGCTCCAGCGTGTCTTCCTGCTTGATATCGAAATCAGCGTAATGAACATCATGCAGAATCATGTTCATCCGCGCCAAGTTGTAGGTGGTGCGGTTCAGCTCTTGGCCGTAAATTTTATCGACCTGCTTGGCCTCGCGTTTGACGCGCAGCAACAGCGATCCGCTGCCACAGGTCGGGTCGTACACACTCTTGAGCGTTTGCTTTTGTGCTGTAACCAGCTTGGCAAGCAAGGTTGAAACAGGCTGAGGGGTGTAGAACTCCCCCGCCTTTTTACCTGCGCCACTGGCAAACTCACCGATCAGGTATTCGTAGGCATCGCCCAGCACGTCGGCAGTTGAATCCGACAGATTGAAGTCGATCTTGTCCAGATGGGTCAGCACCTTCGCGACCAGCGCATTCTTCTCCTTCTCGCTGTTACCCAGCTTAGATGATGTCAAATCCAAGTCTTCAAACAGGTTCACGAAGTCGTCGGCGCTCTCCGTACCCAAGGTGCTTTGCTCGATGTTCTTCAGTATCCGGGTCAGGTCAGCGAGAATGAAATTGTGACTGTCGCCCAGCTTGTGTTCATCTTCCTGATTGCTGCCCTTCATGGCGATGGCATGGAACAGCTCGGATGGCTTCAGGAAATACCCAAGTTCACCCAGAGCAGCTTCTTCCAGCGCGGCGATATAGGCACGGCCTTCTTCGGTGGATTCCTTGAGCGCAGCGAAGTGCAGATTTTCCTGCGCCAGCTCGGCATCGGCAAAGCGTTGGATTTTCTCGGACAGGTATTTGTAGAAGATGAAGCCCAGAATGTAATCCCTGAATTCATCTGCCCCCATCTTGCCGCGCAGGGTATTGGCGATATTCCATAGCTGTTGCTGTAACTGACGGCGCTGTTCTTCTGACATGGCATATAGGATGGTTTGTGAGTGCGGCATGATAAAGCGAAACACGCACAAAAACACGACAGTCATCCAATAACTTCAGAATGACCCCGCCAGCATCCGACAGGGCAAGCAATTCCATCGCAGTGAGATATTTGATTTAGGTATAAATTAGACAATTTTGCAAAAATTTGCACAAGAAAAAAGCCGCTAACTCATTGAATTAGCGGCTTTAATTTGGGGTGGCTGATGGGGCTCGAACCCACGACAACAGGAATCACAATCCAAAATTCAAACAAACCTAGCGCGTTGTTTTATAAGAATTTATTATATAATAATTGTCTAATAAATCCATGAACCAAGGTTAATAAAGCCCATTTAAATACTCAAGTCGACAATCGGTATTAGACATCAAATCAGCCGACTGACTCAAAGATACACTGAAAAAATATCCGTCTTAGCTATGCGCCACATCGACGAATTACAGCCCATCAAACCAGCTGCTTAAATCAAATCAAGTACGTCCTAACGGTAACAAATCAACCAATTCAATTGAGGCGATCAACATCTCCTGACGGATAGGAATTGCGGTCGAGGCCGATGGAAGTCACCCACTGCTCAACAATTATGGCATATTGCCGAGTCGAAATGTGTGGCGAGTCATATATGCGGCTTGGGAACAAAAACTGTTCTGATTTAAGCTGCGCCTGGGCAATCCATGCGGTGACCGCATCGCGTTTTTGTTCGGATATTTTAAACTACACAGGCCGATGCGTTTTCGCTGCATGACGATAGCGCGTTGTAAAACCTGCCCGCCTTGTGAAATGTCACGCACTTGCAACTAAACCAAATCACAGCCGCGCAATTTACTGTCAATGGCCAGATTGAATAGAGCAAGCTCCCGAACCTGATGCGCCAACTGAAGCCGGATGCGAATTGCCCATATCATCTTCAGCTTCAGCGACATCTTCTGACCAACCTGCTTACCTTTGTTCCACTGCACGCGGTGGGAGTTGATGTGGATATCGGTGTTCAGGTCGTTCTCCTTGTCTTGAAAGGAAAACAATTGTCACCCCTTTACGGTCGTTATGTGCTGATTTACACCAGTGCGAAAATAGCGGGTAACTTATGCCGTGGCAGGATGTTCCGATTCAACTGAAAGTTTCATGCCGACGGCCTTCAATACAGCCAGCAATGTTTTCAGGGTCGGATTACCTTTAGCTGACAGCGTGCGATAAAGCGTCTCTCGGCTGATGCCTGCTTCAGCAGCAACCGCACCCAGTCCGCCGTAAGCTTCTGCGACCGTGCGTAATGCAAGCAGTCCGGCAGCGCGATCATCAGGATTATCGAGCGACTCCATGGCGGCTTTCATGTATTCGACGGCCAGTTCGCGATCCGCACGCAACTCTGCAATTTCGCGCTCATGATGTGATACCGCCGCGCTAATTTTTTTACTCATTCTTGTCTCCGTTTCCAATCTTCCCAATACAGCTTGGCAGTCTTGATGTCGGCTGGCTGTGTTTTCTTGGATCCTCCACACAGCAAAATAACAACCGTCTGACCATGACGACCAAAGTAAACCCGATAACCCGCACCAAGATGTTCCCGTAATTCCTGTACGCCTTCACCAACGGGGTCGCAGTCACCGAAATTCCCCAACTCCAGACGTTTAAGCCGCATTCGAAACTTGGCTTGCGCCTGCTTGTCGCGCAGCGACTGAAGCCATTCGGTTAAAGGCTCTTTACCATCCTCAGTTTTGTATCGGAAAATTTCAATCATGGAAATAAATGTAGCTTATAAGCTACCAAATGACAAGCCATTAAATTGGGAATAACCAAGAGAGTTGCCGAAATGGGGGAAAAATTCGGGGGGGGGAGAATAGTGGTGTGCTTAGCTTTTACGTTGCGCAGATAAAAAACAACACAGGCAGAATCCCCTGTTGCGCTGATTATGGGTGAGGCGAATCAGGTGATCGGCAATCTCCACATTTTCGGCGGACAGCTTTTCCTCATTCATTTATTCACCTCACCTTTTGATAATCAATAGCCTAAGTATCAAATCGGTACAACCAAAGTTTTTTTCGCCGATCAGTCTAATCAGCAGCGATATCCGCATCGCCACGGGATGAAATTGTAGTCATCACTAAGAGTTCGTTTGGCATAAGCCTGGCTTGTACGTAAGTTACTCGGGTAGGTATGGCACAGACCACATTTCTGCCAAATCTGCACAACATGATAAACATCATCACTAAAACCTTATGCCGCTACGAACGGCCTTCCCAAAGGGTTAATTCAACAACCTTTTACAACACACGCCGGGTCACTCTTGGTGCATCTAGCTACCACCACTAAACACAATCGCATAAAATCACGACCCCCTTTTTTCCCCAATCCCGATACCGCATCCTCACCAGCTCTGCTGGCTCCGCTAATGATATTCGAGCACAATCTGGCACTTTTGAAGTGACAGAGGGGTGCATGTGAAGCTATGAAACGTGAAGCATGAAACAACTGCAATACAACAAACTACTTAGTCCTAATGAACATCCATGTAACTTCATCCTCCAGATTTCAATACAAATTTCCCACTCTACGTCTGTTTGTCCTGACCATAGATCAGACAGAACGACGAACAGCAATACAGCGCTGACCAACATGCCACCAACCCAACTGCTAAAAAGCCCATCGGGCTTCGTGCATGTAGGTTCTGGATGTAGTGCGCCCGCATCGAGGGTACTTATTGCTTTACTTTCTTTTGATTTATTACAGATTGAATGTCCTGCCTAGACAAAGGCAGATCAAGGGTTCGCTGGACGTTGTCCGCTACTAACTTTAGTTGTGATATCCATAAATCCCGTAGGAATTCAGGACGGATTTGTAGCGAGAAGCTACATGAGAATTGGTGACTAACCAATGTGAAACGTCGAGATTCGTACACTTATCCTAAACCTAAATAGGGCAACAGTACGCCGTCGCAGCCAATTTACCGTTGGCCAGTCGTACTCCACACTTAAGTGAAAGTGCGCGAATTAAATCATGAAAAAACTTGAGGTGTCAAATTTTCAAGTACCTGTCTCTGCTATATCACTCTTGTTTTTCATCAACGAATCCTTTTTCGCGCAATATCTCTCAATCACTCTCTATTTACTGAAAAGATGACTTTCAAATAAAAATTCTCTTTAAAGCGCCTGAAGGCCACCACAAAATTACAAACGGACTAGAACATTTTTTCTCTAACCCGTTGTTTTTTGAAGGAACGAGCAGATTACCCCTTGGATGTCGAAATAGCATTCAATTTGTAACATGTCGATTTAATTAGTTATACGTTGCGGTCTTCCGTTACAACCATGCACTACATCGCACAACGACGCATAACCAAATCCGGCAAAAGTCCGGCAAGTGATTAGTGACATGAGCTAAATTCTTTGTAACGTTTTCTATTGTCACCTTCTTCAGATTTGCTATTATGGTATGAATTATTCCTACCATAAGCTCAAAGGAACACCAATGGCTACCGCCGAAAAAATCAGTATTGCCTTGCCACCTGAAATGGTTCATATCGTCCGTGGTGCCGTTGCTACCGGCGAATATGCATCAAGCAGCGAAGTCATTCGTGATGCGCTACGCGACTGGACATACAAACGCAACTTGCGCCAGCAAGGCGTTACCGAATTGCGTCGTGTCTGGCAAGAAGCCGTAAATGACAAAACTCCAGGCATTTCTCCGGACGACGTGCTAGATCGCCTTGAATGCAAGTATCAGGCTATCGCCGAGAGTACAAGTATCGAAAAATGATGAAACTGGAACTATCACGCTATATTGAAGGTGATCTGGATAACATCTCATACTATATTGCCCAGGATAATCCACGTCGAGCCGTTACATTCATTCAGGACATTCGTGCGAAATTTTTCGACATCCAGCGTAACCCGCTAATCTATCAGCTTCGTCCCGACATTGGCGAGGAAGCACGTATGGCAACCGTTGGAAACTATGCCATTCTCTTCCGTCTCATGGGAGAGGTCATCAGGATTGAACGCATAGTTTACGGTGGTCGTGATTTACCAAACATTTTCGATCTATAAGAATCATCTGCAGCCAGCTCGCGATTAGTGGCTGAAAACTGTTCGGCCAATTTAATCATCATTCCTTGAATATCTGCTATATTTAGTACAGCAGATACTCTTCCCGAAGTGGCGTGAGGTGCAGTTCCAGAGACTAACCAGACCATCAAGGTCAAACAACTGATTGGCCGCTTTACTGCTGACAGCAGGCCGTCAACCTAATGCGAATTTGTGAAATTGAATGACTCTAGTTCGGCCTTTGCAGCCATTTGGGTATACCGCCACCAACGGCTGCAACGTGTCTGTCAGCGGTCATTGTCCCCAATGGCAGCTTCGTCGGACAGGTTACAGCCGGACTAGACCCATAGCTGCGTCTCGCCAGTATTTCAGTACGACCTTCTGCCGCGTTTGATCCAGCACTGGCTGATGGCTCTCATGCTCCTTGTCGCTACGGGATTGATGATATATTGAGCACATGAGATTCCATCACGATAGCCCTTCCATACCAGATATTCTTCTAGATCGCTGTGATGCTGGTCGCGTTGTGTTTTTGTGCGGCGCCGGGGTTTCCGTGCCCTCTGGAATGCCGAACTTTGTCGACCTCACTCGGTACGTAATAGAATTCTTTGACCCGCCAGCCGATTCCGAAATTATGGTCGCGTTTCGGCCATGGTTGGTTGATCAATCTGCAGCGAATGTCCCACTCGACCAAAT
Above is a window of Gallionella capsiferriformans ES-2 DNA encoding:
- a CDS encoding type I restriction endonuclease subunit R yields the protein MSTQSEYALEAALIAQLKGMEYDSVTLDDETAMLANLKQQLQIHNKDIQFTPTEFDRILNHLNTGSVFERAKILRDKFALKRDNDETAYISFLNCDDWCMNEFQVTNQVSMQGKRKNRYDVTLIINGLPLVQIELKRRGAELKVAFHQINRYQHDSYDAGFGLFQYVQLFIISNGVNTKYFSNNKQQSFKQTFYWTDKENKRLSDLLEFSAEFLKPCHIAKMMTHYMVMTEEQVIKVLRPYQFYATEALVDRVKNSNEFASRRHLSDAQSSHNAYIWHTTGSGKTLTSFKAAQIIQRMPKVHKVVFCVDRKDLDYQTAKEFNGFCKGSVDETTNTHTLVKQLNDDSTKLILTTIQKLNNAIVKEHYLSRVTHLQDKKFVFIFDECHRSQFGDTHQNIKQFFRNAQMFGFTGTPIFADNATGSIGQQKTTKDLFGECLHKYVIVDAIKDENVLRFAVEYVGKYKRVDNANEIDIDVEAIDTKELLDSPIRLGKITDYILAYHPQKTKSPDFTAMFCVSSVETLIKYYDLFKQKQVGAAKPLKIATIFSYAANEEDPNANGLTSGLIPEENPIPEGKINQRSRDKLDEFIEDYNGMFGTKYSTRDSQSYYNYYQDIAKRVRAGQVDILLVVNMFLTGFDSPRLNTLYVDKNLKFHGLVQAFSRTNRILNDKKSQGNIICFRNLKEATDEAIALFSNKDAKETVLLEPYEDYVTQFNEATEALLALTPTVASVDALPDEKAELEFVTKFRALLRLKNIITSFAEFSETDLAMAEQLFEDFKSKYLDIHDKVKKQTDPEKVSVLEEVDFELSLIHRDEINVAYILNLLVNLKNLPPEEARKRQKAILDMLAGEVQLRSKRKLIEAFIEDNLPKLKPDDNVIAEFESYWMRQRQSAFVQLCRDEQIEPAQFEKLLQNYVFANRLPRDQEIVESLSFKPKILERKSILERIGDKIQEFIHTYVEGMGGSV
- a CDS encoding restriction endonuclease subunit S, producing the protein MSAPALRFDKGQAAWSEESLINLSESGFTNGVFNDPKKTGRGYKLINVLDMYIETTIDENRLSLVELSDAEFKKNKVEHGEIFFTRSSLVKEGIAFSNIYLGHSQDITFDGHLIRMRPRKDVLNSVFANYLLRTSKARKQLVARGKTATMTTIGQADIAAVMVMFPSLAEQTKIANFLTAVDQKLTQLTRKHDLLTQYKKGVMQQIFSQELRFKDDDGCDFPEWDVVELEKIAAKVNKKNKDSAINNVLTNSATQGIVSQSDYFERDIANQNNLGGYYIVEIDDFVYNPRISANALVGPIKRNNLAVGVMSPLYNVFRFKAGNLNFIEQYFHTTHWHDYMKSVSNSGARHDRMNITNESFLGLPIPYPCLKEQTKIANFLTAIDEKITTAKTQLEAVKQYKQGLLQQMFV
- a CDS encoding virulence RhuM family protein → MPSQANQQNLIIYHTADGQAAVSLYARDGNIWMNQNQLAELFSTSKQNVSLHINNILKEKELQSDSVIKDYLTTAADGKDYRVTFYALDMILAIGFRVRSPRGTEFRKWANAHLKQYLIKGFVMDDERLKNPDGRADYFDELLERIREIRTSELRFYQKVRDLLALSSDYDASDKATQMFFAETQNKLLYAVTQHTAAEIIVQRADASAPNMNLQSFKGSVVRKGDITVAKNYLNADEVDSLNRLTVIFLETAELRVKERKDLTLPYWRDNVDKLLTFNDKPVLSSAGRISHAQMEKQVNSQYAKFDARRKTEQALAADAQELEELNAVAEVVKKRGGK
- a CDS encoding type I restriction-modification system subunit M, coding for MTVVFLCVFRFIMPHSQTILYAMSEEQRRQLQQQLWNIANTLRGKMGADEFRDYILGFIFYKYLSEKIQRFADAELAQENLHFAALKESTEEGRAYIAALEEAALGELGYFLKPSELFHAIAMKGSNQEDEHKLGDSHNFILADLTRILKNIEQSTLGTESADDFVNLFEDLDLTSSKLGNSEKEKNALVAKVLTHLDKIDFNLSDSTADVLGDAYEYLIGEFASGAGKKAGEFYTPQPVSTLLAKLVTAQKQTLKSVYDPTCGSGSLLLRVKREAKQVDKIYGQELNRTTYNLARMNMILHDVHYADFDIKQEDTLERPQHRELRFDAIVANPPFSAQWSASQLHMSDDRFSVYGKLAPASKADMAFVQHMVYQLAEEGTMAVVLPHGVLFRGAAEGHIRQYLIEQLNCLDAVIGLPANIFYGTSIPTCVLVFKKCRKNPDNILFIDASQHFDKVKTTNVMRPEHIQKIVDTYKARSNEEKYSHVASIESIKANDYNLNIPRYVDTFEAEEAIDLAVISAQLIELDKASLTTDATIAAFCKELGIAPPFAQV
- a CDS encoding site-specific integrase produces the protein MFSFQDKENDLNTDIHINSHRVQWNKGKQVGQKMSLKLKMIWAIRIRLQLAHQVRELALFNLAIDSKLRGCDLV
- a CDS encoding addiction module antidote protein, encoding MSKKISAAVSHHEREIAELRADRELAVEYMKAAMESLDNPDDRAAGLLALRTVAEAYGGLGAVAAEAGISRETLYRTLSAKGNPTLKTLLAVLKAVGMKLSVESEHPATA
- a CDS encoding type II toxin-antitoxin system RelE/ParE family toxin yields the protein MIEIFRYKTEDGKEPLTEWLQSLRDKQAQAKFRMRLKRLELGNFGDCDPVGEGVQELREHLGAGYRVYFGRHGQTVVILLCGGSKKTQPADIKTAKLYWEDWKRRQE
- a CDS encoding ribbon-helix-helix domain-containing protein, whose protein sequence is MATAEKISIALPPEMVHIVRGAVATGEYASSSEVIRDALRDWTYKRNLRQQGVTELRRVWQEAVNDKTPGISPDDVLDRLECKYQAIAESTSIEK
- a CDS encoding type II toxin-antitoxin system RelE/ParE family toxin, with translation MMKLELSRYIEGDLDNISYYIAQDNPRRAVTFIQDIRAKFFDIQRNPLIYQLRPDIGEEARMATVGNYAILFRLMGEVIRIERIVYGGRDLPNIFDL